GGTTCGTTTAACTCTGTCCATCGTGGCAAAAAACTGTACCGCGACACCCATCCATTACGAATAATTGGGAATAAATGGAACAGTCCGTTTTTCCCATGGTTTACACGCGATGCCCCGGGCGCGATTCCTAACCCAACCAATTACTCTTTAACGCTCCAATTTGTTTTCCAGTTATCCGGTTTGGAATTACCAAATTTTTGAAAACGTATCTGCAATCTGAAGCTGCAAGATCGGCGTCGCAATCATTTGTCTGTTGGGCTCCACAAGATAAATACCGTAGTGAGATTTGcataaaataattgtaaaatttaaCAACCGTTTCATTAACACAATCAAAACTCTGTGCATCAATCGCAATAAAACATGCGCAGAAGTTGACTCACAATAATTAAATACTTCATCGAATTATCCGTTCCGGCATGACAAGGTCTTGACGAAGTCATAAATATCGAATTCAATTTATTAACCCCCGCCGTACAAGCATAATAGTGTTATATGTCATAATAAAACCTGAAATCTAGGAGTATATTGTGACTGTGACACGCGTGTAGAAAGTTTCCAGCGTGAAGAATAAAatacaactaattccaacgtTATAGTAACTATATCTGTCACATTAAAGTCCTACAAGGTCTAACTCGTGGATCACGTTTTGAACTGCCACACCGCCAGGAAAGTATAAATCTTTTTTGTCACtcgtttgaattttaattttctcgCCAAATGTTATTAAGCAGTGCGAGGTGTGAGAATCTTACACAAATCATTGTTACGATAAACTTCGTATTACTAAACAGTTTTGCCCGACTTTGATGGGCATTGTATCACTCGACGTGTGAACAGTGAACGTAACGTTCAAAAAAGGTTGAACTTAATAACGCTATTGAATAGCGATGCACAACTTCTTGTTACGAAGGAGACACAAAATAACAACCTAGTTTTATCACACCGTAGCTAAAAACAAAATGAGCCTCAAAAATAACGACATATGTGACTCCAAAGTTAGACAGAGGGTTAACGTTTCGTTTCCAAGAGAACCGCCGAAGCATCACTATCAGTCATTCCAAAAAGAAAGTAATCGGAACAGCTGcatgaaactaaaaattgatgtgCAACTTTAGAGAAGTTCTGAGAAGACGCTCACCTTTAACAGCAGCGTTCAGTCTATCCAAGTTCGCGAGCGTGAGCGGCACAGGTCCGAAGTGCATCACGATTCTGTCCGCATGCCGACGATCACCGAATCCGTTGTCATGTCGGGCCATGAAGATGCCGGTGTAACTGCGTCGCATGTAGCGTCCACAGGTGTCATTGAGCGCTAGATCGAGGGTGGCGTTGAGCACACCCTTGATCGCCCTCTTGACGCGCACGTGCAAGTGTCCGCCCCTAAGATCCTTAATTTTTCCGGTGAAAATGTAGTCCGCCTGGCGGACCTTCTTCAGAAACATAGTATCGTTCCGGATGGCAGTGGTCAAGTTAGCCCGACAATCCAGAAGCTCGCGTGTCGTCGAAACAGCGAGTGGCAGCATCAAGCTGGTCCACAACGCGAGGAACACGATCTCCATGTTGACGTGCATGTTGATAGTCACGTATTTATTCCGCAGGTGTCCACAATATGCTCTCGTTACCGATGTAACCGATTGTCCGTAATTATTCACGCGGTGTCGCGTTCATTACGTTCGCGCTTCGATTGCCGACGATAGAAAAAGGCGGGCGGTGATTATTTCGATTAATTCACACCGTCCCGGGCCGGGGAGCGTAATCGGCGTCGAGGATCTCGGAGTGAAAATGATGGATGGTCCACGGGAAGTTCCCTGTGATACTCGGAAACTGATATCCACCCAGAAACGTCACGGCGCGACGCTCCGAAGGCTTCGGATCGAAGGAGGCTCGATATCCTCCGTCGCGTCACGATTTGATTAGTTCCCGGCTGTCGATCGGCGAAGCATCGTCGTTCTCGAAAGAGATATCTGGCCGGTCGGAGACCGCTGAGCCCTCTAAATGGAAACGAGTCCGATCTTACGAGGCGTGTGATCTTGAGCAACAGGTTGGCGCCGTGTGTCGACCCACGCTCGCCGATTTCCAATCCGCGCGCCGTGACTCGTTTCCCGTTCCACCGTTCGTGGCAAGTGCGAAACCTCGCGCGGAGATTCGATCGCGTGATCGATAAACCGTCAATTCGGCGGCCAGTTGTCGTCGTTACCGAGACGTTTTATCGTTACTCGGGTGCGACTAGGGCCGGCGTGCTGCGATATTGTTACGGAATACGCGCGCGATCACGCACGATTTCCCGCGTCCTACCGGGCGCATCGGGCGCGAACGATCGAGCAATAAGCTGCCGTTTATGTCAGCCGATAGCCGCGCGCTTCTTCTGTTCGACCGGCTCTCTCGATCGTCGTGAAATCAGAGAAACTCGACACGCGCAATCAGGGCGAGCGATCTTCCTCGAATCCCGACGCGCTCGTCGTCGTAAGATCTACGCGCTAGTTGCTATCCACACGGTTGATCGACTTTCACTGAAACTGAGCTTTCCCACCGTTGACTTTTTCATTTCTTCGGTTCTCACGGAGTAGACGCTTCCACTCGCGAAACACCAAACCGGCACTAATGATCCAGTCACTGATCACTGACACGTGAAACAACTACGACGTCGGAAAAATCGCGAATTTCCACCGCGTCCCGTTCGGCGGCGACACGCTCGAGGGTATCGATCCCGATTTGATCGGCGTGATTGAAGCCCGTCGAGAATCGTCGGCGGCGGAAAAAAAACGTACGCGCGCGGAATCGGTTCCGACCGATGCACCGTTGAGTGACGTATTCGCGGGACCGTGGACGCGAAAATTAACCGTTGCCAAAACGCACTGTCAACGCGGTGCTGAGGGCCCCGCTCGATATTCACGGCGACTACCCGCGATCCTGCGCGAGAGTGAGAGAGCAGTGGTTGAGGTGGTGGTTGGTCGCGTGGAGGCACGCGCTGGACTGAGGAGGGCAAAGTGTGGATGCTGCAACTACAACGTGTAGGCGTAAGTCGCCTTAGACCAAGGGaccaagagggagagagaaacggCCGGCTGGTTGTCTGTGTctctgtgtgcgtgtgtgccgCTGAGGTACACCTACGTAGACACGGATACGAACACAGACGCACACTCTCCTGCCTCTCTTTCGGTGCAGGCTGGTCGTGTGTCCGTGGCTGAGCTCGGGGAAAACAGTTGGGGGGAGGAGCGATCAAGGGAGACAGAGAGGAGAGAAATCTCATCGAGAGACCGGCATGCCGGTGTGTTTACCACGTGAGTAGCCGAGATGCGTACTATATGTGGGTGCTATTGACACACTTATATACGCGCAACGATTCAGGTACGCCGCCGTTTACAGCCGGAGCTCGTAAGGTGTATGACTTTGATCGCTACGGAAAAATGGAGCGTAGAACGCGCGGTTACGgacattttccaacaattttggcACTCTTCTATGATGAGATTGCTGCGGAAcaattgttaaccctttgccgtCCAAAGAGTTTCCttcctttttatttcataattctaACTATATTCCCAGTTAGAGGTGCTTTTAAAATTGTGGTATCATTGATGAATGTTTCCAAGCCTGAAAGATCCATTTATTTTGTGAATTAGAGTTTATTTGAACATagttatatttatttaacgttACTGCTAAAAACATTCTAGGGGGGAGGAATAAGTAACCAATACGAAAATCAATGTTGAGAATCAACTGATATAAATTCGACTAATTTTGTTGCTAAGAAACCGATTGGATCGATCTCGGTATGTAGAAGGCTCTCCAATTGAATCAAGAAAATGTAAAGGAACACGAACCAAGTGAATCCAAGACAAAGAGACTCGGAATTCCACCAATACAAAAAAGAAGACCATGAATCGGATCAATACAGGATACAGACACTTGAATGGAGCTCGCCTGGTGTCTTGGAACACAAAGATTCACTTTTGAGGAGTCTGAACCTGCGCTCCTAACGTGCACAACAACCTTTAGGATCGAAAAATCATGTCCTGTTGTTTTGGCCTGTAGATCCATCCAGAGATTAATGGCCGAGGATCTTTACATTCGAAAACACTTCATTTTGGACCTTTTAGTTTGAAGTTTTAGTTTAATCATTTCGACCCATCCATCCTGAGTGCGTATGGTTGTTGCCCCTAATCTATGAATTCTTTCTATTGGATAGTATAATTCTATTGGACATTTATAAGTATAGTAAAAAACCTTGCTAGTTGCAACCTCGTTTATTGCTCGGAATCCTCGTTCGTAGCATACTAGCGACCCCCACCACGAAGTGGAACTAGTGGTGGGAATTGTGGCCTTCGTAGAAACAAAAGAAGATCAACACCGAGATTGGTTATCTCTTTCGTTGTGCCGTGCCTCGAACGAAGTTgtactgtatattatttaaactgTTTTGAATTAAGTCCTTGTAACTGGCTTGAATTTGTCCTTTTTAGTTCTACCATTTAGAGATCTTTTGCAATTTGTACCTTTGGTACGATCCACAGATGTGATCGTACTAGGGTAAGAGATTCGACCCATTTAATTAATTGATTCAGGAACATCGAAAACACTTCCATGCGCCATCTATAAAAGTCGAAATGTTTGGGAACTGACTGAATATGGCCAGGCAAGCGAAGAGACCCATTCATTTCCTTGCGAACCTTCGGAAAAAAAGATGAATGAAGACATCAATCTCCTGGTTCTAACACGTTGACGAGCGAGATTTCGACAACACGTGCACGGGTCGGACAAGAGGAAGAAAAGGACACCGAACGATCTAATCTATATCAACTTAACGAGCTACAATCTCGGGCGGTCCGGAATTGATGGCGATCGATAATACCGAATCCCGTTCGTGCGGTCAACTCTCCGCTCGGTGGTTTCAGGTCTCTCTCGCATCACCCACGAAATGTTGGAAATCCTCTTTAACGAGTCCGTAGAAGAAGTTAATGGGTCGACTTCGACGTGACAACGTACAAGGAAGGAGGCACGTTCTTGCTCGCTtatttatgataatagtttCCCCTGCGCGTAGCAGAACGGACCAAGACTGATCTACGGTGTCGTCAGTTATGGTACATCATAATTTCCGCGGATATTTATACTTGCTCCGGTACAATGTCATGCAGCGCCTCGTCCCGGGCGTGGATGGAATGAGATTCTTGTCTTGGCCGACCAACCAGATACGGACTCGAGTTTCGAATGTACGCAGAAATCATCCTCGATGCTGACGCTAGTGCCGCGCTACAGACGTGGGATATGACGGTTCACCCACGCCGTAGTCTTACTATCGTGCGAGAAAGATCAAGAACAATGATGAATCGAGGAAATCACCGGTTTAacgaacaaataaatattttcgtgaAACCCCACACCGCtttcctcgcgaacaaaacagAAATTGCCCAGGCCATTTTCATACGATCTCACTCGTTTGTCTTTTTACCTTGCACAAGATGGGACTCTTCTACTAAAAcgcttttacgtttacgaagtTGTAATTCTTGATTACAGAGCTCTCGAGATCTCCGCAAATTTTATGACACGACTTATTATGAAAACGCATGCGCGATATATTGCCATGGAAACCACAAAAAGGTACTTCGCCACGGGATTATCATTGGAAGGCCACGCAGACTATAAGCAAACGGGAAATAGTACAAGAATCCGACAAAATCTGTTCCCGCGAATAATGAAGTTTAGAAGAAGTTAAAGTTTTTGTTAAGACCTTTTTGGCTGAACCAGGCCTGTCCAAATTCTTCTTCGCGAATTTGTCGTGAATTGCTAAGGAAGCTATTAAAATGTTTCCCATGTATgcacttaataaaatattggaaaaggaagtTTACCATATTATAATACAATGTATCCCCTCTCGAttaacatcaatttttgtttgaaattacaatatTACAGAAATCGATATTTGATCCTAGTCCTACCGTAGCTAAGAGGTTAACCTTTGTTAAACGTCCTGTTACTGAAAGGTACTGCCTGTCCGTATCGTCGTAATCCCGCGTGCGCGATCTTTCAGGGTATGTGTATCTTCCGTTAATAACAGAATTTACACTCCTCCCGGCGTCGTCGATAAGCGTATCGAAATCCGGCCGTTTCGCCGGCGAACGAACGCCAATCCATTTCCCGTTGTTCGTTCATTAAGCCGGCTAATACGACAGCGTAAACGACGCGGATCAGGAAACGTGGGCATTTCGATAGGTCAGGAATCTCGTGTAACGCCGGGGCACACGGTCGGACCAGTTATCGTGATGCGATAATGAAACACAGATCCGTATCAGGCGGACGTTCGCCCACGTGGACATGAAGGAATGCAGGCTCTAGCTAGTGGCATTGTTGCGGGAATATGCGTCGATGGTAATAGGGAACGGTGACGTTAATGAATGCCTTATGGCGAGATCCGTACCGTATCGCCGCCGATTAAACAAGATTTCTCGTCCGGTTGAACGGTCCGGATCCGCGGGCCCGGCCTGGCACGCGATCGTTTTCGAAAGGAACAGCTCTGGAAACGCTTCTATGGGGGACATTAAAGTGTCGCTCCCCCTTCTTCGTGGTACCCCAGCGCAGCGGCCTGGCACGATCACCGACGAGCAAAGCGAATCGGCACCGGTGCCCACGCTCCACGACATATCGTTGCAGATCGTTGCGGATCGTTTGCAGCGCCGGCATGTCCTTGCGCATGTCCTTACCTCGCTGTTGTCCACGAATCGTGTCCCTGAGGGCGTGGTATCGACGCTTACGCCGCACCACACGATTGTCTCGTATCTTCCATCGGCAATGGTCCGTTCCCAAACGCATAATATCCCGGCAAGTGTTAATGGCGCAATTTCACGCCGGAGTATATCATACCCGTTCGTTACAGTTATGGATTCTGTCAGAACTGCCCGCCGTTTACTCACCCTCCCTCTTCGGGAACGACGCTCACTCCCCCTTGGGGATCGGTATCGTGACGATCTTCCCGGTCCCAACTTTCCCAGCCTCGCGGAGATAAATTCATGCGGAACAATTCGCTCTGTATCGAGGAATGTAAACGAGGATGTACCTGGTTTCGTTCTTTCGCGGACTAAATCGTTTCTAAATTGATGATCTTGTCTCGTTGGTCTTGTTTGATCCTGTGGATACTGTGAGACGATATCGAGTAGATCGTGTCTTATATTCGATGGTGGACGTCCTGGCCAAAGCGCTATTGGatacaataataaaattggATAAAAATGTGACGCTAACAAGGGAAAATTGTGGAGGAATGTAGTAGCCTATTATGGGGAAGGTATTTACCGAACATGATCGTAAAATTTTTGTAAGAGACGGGTGCCCTCTATCCGAAAATTTTGTAATTAGTGCTGTCTTTTATTCTTGTACGCATAAAGAAATTCTCAGTCATGTGATgactgcaaagagttaaataacgaaatatttaaataatggaTATACGATTTATTCCTGCGAGAAGGATATCTCTGTAATACATTAAGGAATCCTTGTTCGTTCAGCTTGACTTTGGCATGGCTACGATTAGGTCAAAACAAATTCGTTGCCATTATCTATTCCCGATCCCACCGATTGGCCAATTCTCTTCCCCCTCACAAATTAAACCAATCATTGTTCGACGAACAGCTTTTCTCGAAACAACCCGTTTGTATAGGATCAGCAGAATGAGGGGTGCGCGGACGGCACGGTTGACAAATCGTCGGACGGACAAAGTAAAATATGGCGATGGAAAGACGAGACAAGCTACCGCGCCGACTGATCCGCCAGTTAACGAATGGATCGATTTGCGTGCTCGTTAACAATACACGTAAGGAACACTAATGTGCCACTTTGTTTCGGACGACCTCGCCGCACGATCAGGCTCCGGTCCCGAATAAAACGAGAGAACCAGATCCGCCGGCCGGCCGGCTTGGTCTGCGCCACGGTTTGCTCTCGGGCCTTTCGTTACGTGTCTATATCCTTGTCGGTTGATGGCATTCACCGGGGCCGATTATCCTCGAGCCGTCGGGACAGTAAGCACCATGTACGGTTGATTAAACTAATCTTATAAGCTATCCCGATCTACACCGAAGCGGTAGCGTCGGGGAATTACGGTAGTGCTCACTTCAATTACGAAGTTTGGGATCCAGAAGCAAAATTCTTACGTTACATAGGCTAGCCTTTCTCTTTCAAGTTAAAATGCAAAATTCGATTGTAAGGTCGTGAAAAAGCGCCATATTCGTGTGATCACAAATTAGGATCCTCGCATCTGACTCCATCCAACTACAGTTCTGGGCacccgaatattgcaaacttCCTAGAACTTTATAAACTTTCTAGACTCAAAATATGCACCTAGTAAATTTCCTGCATAATTTACTGCATAAGTGTTAGTTCAACGAAGTGTTCGAttaattttacaataaaaatgaaaggTCGAAGGAAGAAATTGAACAAAGAAACTTAAAAAGTGAAATTGCACCGATTGTGTTATCTTGAAATCAGGCACCAAGTTTTGCACTCACACAATATTTGCGGGAGTGGTATCCGTCGAAGAACGTGGCATGTGTACGAAACTCGCCGCTTGGCCAGTTTATCGTTTATTCACGCCGCGATCCCGGTTTAGCAGAATTTATTTACCGAACGCGGAATATACATATCGGTCCGAGGAACCGACACGATGACGCCGGAGACGAAGATGAGTTACGACGAGCATCGCCTGTGGCTCACAAGCCCGTCACAAGCCTCGAACCACCCCACAGGCTCTCTCGTAAGCGAATTTATAAATGCTCGCGTGCCCGCACGCCGTAATGCAGGCGTCGCGTCGGTCAGCCTTTATATGCTTGTCACGAGGAACATTGAGTAATGTCACCAGACCCCAGCCGATATGGCCGCTCCGATGCGACAAATCGTCCAGATCGATCGGCCCGGGATCAAAGCCGGACCAATTCAGAAGCCATCTCCTTGGAATTTAAGATACTACACGGCTTCTTGGTTTACGACCGTTCCACCGCTCGAACCTGATATTTATGTGCTGGTGAAATACAGTTACCGAATTGATCCTCGTAACTTTCTTTTTACTTGGAGCTGTGCTTTGGCAATCAAATTATTTTAAGTTTCTATTTATTGCTTCTTCAGATGAATCTGCTAAAGAGGTGGCTTAGTGGATTGTTTTTTCTTTGAGTCGTCGGTGCTTAAACTAACTACAAAATGGTAGACGTGAGTCATTTCGTaatgatatttttataaatttggttGCTCGAACGCAGAATCGAGGAATAATTGataacattaatttttaaaattaatttttaccaaacttgaaaattaatttgtactgCAATCTAATTAAGtgaactaaatttttttttggaaTCTACGAGGTATGACAATATTACAAAGATCACTTTGACAATAAACTTCGTCTTTTCTATTCTTGCATTATTAAACAAGTTCTTTTAGTGCAGTCTATATATGTAGTACCTAACATTGTACAAAAGATCGATTCAAATGAAGAAGGATCGCGCGACAATCAACAATCACAACAATAGTGTCAGATTGATCTCCAAGGTTAAATGAAGTTGGTCAAACGAAAAACGTTGAATGGAGAAGCGAACCTTGATTGATCTCGTAGCCTTGTCAACGTTAATCAAAAACAGAACAGTTTCGAACGCGGACGACCCACCGGCAAGAGAATTGTATACTACCGTGTTCCGGAGCGGCGCAGAATCCCATATAAAGGCTTGGTACAGGTAGAACGCGGGAGCCGCAGCGAGCGCAACGCAAACGCGCGAAACACGCGaccacgcacgcacacacgagCCTCGTCGGGGAATTGCAACGCGAGGATGCGGTCGTGGAGACGAAAACGAAGACGGGAGACGAGAACGGCGAGTCCGTAGTACATGAACAGACATAAAATACATACAGGCAACGACTCGGTGTGCGTGTACTTAGCATAAGTCTCGCACCCGAGGCGCTCTCTCATCGTATTTCATGTCGGCTACGCTTATGCTACGCTAGCGCACCGCCTCTCGTCGTCCTGCTTCCTTCGCTGATCTTTCTGCCTTCTATTTCTTCCTACATCATTTTCGTTCCTCTCGTCCCTTTACCTTCGCTAGGACTCCACTGCTCTTCTAAGGGCGAGTATCCATTTGTCGCGTGTCCGAGTCGGGTCATCTATCGTATCGTGTCACCGTGGACATGTGCTCTACCTTTGGGTATCAAGATGTGATACAGTGAAACCTCGTTTATTCGAATCATCTGATAGACAAGGCGATTTGGATTGCTAGATCATTCGGATAATAAGAGTCCACTAAATTTGCTCTTTATTATCGTTTCTTCGTTTGTATaacagagagagaaagctgTCGCAAAATTGTGATGAATAGAATACAatgcaatgaaaaaagaatGGTTGACCTTTTGATCTTGCAGTTCAATTATCTGCTTGTTTCTAACGCTAGAAACTGACTCGAGATTTTGTTAAGAAACGGACGTGTACGCAACGATAGATGTAACTGGATACGCACCCTAACGTTGAAACCGACGCCACAGCTGTGAATCGGAAGGATCCCCCGGCATCCGAAGTTCAACCGGTCGATTATGATCTCGACTGCTCGCGAACTACCGCGCGCGACAGGCTTACAAGTCTCCGGAATTGCCGATCGCCTCTACCACATTACAGAATTAACAGTCTATCCGAGACGCGAACGAGCTGAGCGTATCCGTACGGTTGATAGACATCGCTGTTAACGTCCGCGCAGAGTTAGGAAGTGGGAATAATGGGTGAAGAAAGTCGAATCCTGTCGCGATCACAGCGATTGTAGCGATTACAGCGCGTTATGCGATCTCGCGCAGTGCCGGTAGCCAAGTGATTTTACAGTGGACGggagataaaaaaaaagaattatgtaGTTGTAGAAATGGATGGAAATGTAATGAATAGAGGAAAATGCCGCTTTGAAGTGTGACGTTTTAAGTATTCACAACAGAAAGATTTATTATTCACAACAGAGTAGAAAATCCTCCGGTACCactaccggtcaaaatgaccggttccaaattttttattttacaattattcaaataatgaaaatgatttcataagaaatgatagATATCTTTAATCAAGTATTACAATGGGACCGGACAAAgtgtaaataaaatcaatcctaTCATTTTTATCAGGTAACATGTACCAATTACTTTTAATGCTCGATagatttattgttaatattctgAACATTCCGGATAAATTCACCTAATTATTTAAATTCGTCACGTTTAATCTGatcttacattattttcagaCTATTCAAAGACTTCAATCTATGAAAGTAGTTCCCAAGTTACAGTGTTTTATGGGTTCAACGGCACGAAACCAGTGCAACGAATATCTAAATATTAAGGAAGTTGGGAATTTGTGATCGTTTTTACCAGCTCGTTGCACTTTTATTAGAGTACACGCGTGGGCGACG
This genomic stretch from Lasioglossum baleicum chromosome 4, iyLasBale1, whole genome shotgun sequence harbors:
- the LOC143207824 gene encoding uncharacterized protein LOC143207824 isoform X1 — its product is MHVNMEIVFLALWTSLMLPLAVSTTRELLDCRANLTTAIRNDTMFLKKVRQADYIFTGKIKDLRGGHLHVRVKRAIKGVLNATLDLALNDTCGRYMRRSYTGIFMARHDNGFGDRRHADRIVMHFGPVPLTLANLDRLNAAVKGMFPVSLLISYWVCTSMHTTFLSYRVDS
- the LOC143207824 gene encoding uncharacterized protein LOC143207824 isoform X2; amino-acid sequence: MHVNMEIVFLALWTSLMLPLAVSTTRELLDCRANLTTAIRNDTMFLKKVRQADYIFTGKIKDLRGGHLHVRVKRAIKGVLNATLDLALNDTCGRYMRRSYTGIFMARHDNGFGDRRHADRIVMHFGPVPLTLANLDRLNAAVKGESVKQSYLSSTNFSRTNGNSCGKTSP
- the LOC143207824 gene encoding uncharacterized protein LOC143207824 isoform X3, whose product is MHVNMEIVFLALWTSLMLPLAVSTTRELLDCRANLTTAIRNDTMFLKKVRQADYIFTGKIKDLRGGHLHVRVKRAIKGVLNATLDLALNDTCGRYMRRSYTGIFMARHDNGFGDRRHADRIVMHFGPVPLTLANLDRLNAAVKGMNPVTMSICILGTY